Proteins from one Ipomoea triloba cultivar NCNSP0323 chromosome 1, ASM357664v1 genomic window:
- the LOC116030822 gene encoding protein SICKLE isoform X1: MEESEKRRERLKAMRQEAAQAGTQDEVENSMDLANPLIESQTAQPGIAEPYSRPRFDFYTDPMAAYSADKRKSMHSPRVSQPYSTPPRPGHSDSPAYHAQGSYFLDQRPQQAHGVHHTFSPLQSSLPGTLPENPPNVWGSPGGIHTSNFPPNYPRSSNFANHRYGPGSPGFGHVRGSPGFDHGRGSPGFDHGRGSPDFYYGRGSPGFDHGRGSSGFDHGRGRGYVFSNSPRPYSGRAYSPYQGSGRGRGRWQGNNVSSSSMQSGRRGSGNRECSSAEARPDLYYNKSMIEDPWEQLQPTIWKKVNTPSKGIDTPDSHKSWLPNSVSMKKARFAEVQVKLSTQQSLAEYLAASFNEAANEGVNDESSA; the protein is encoded by the exons ATGGAGGAATCAGAAAAGAGGAGAGAAAGGCTGAAGGCAATGCGACAGGAAGCGGCCCAGGCAGGAACTCAGGATGAAGTTGAGAATTCTATGGACCTAGCCAACCCGCTGATTGAATCACAGACGGCTCAGCCTGGCATAGCTGAGCCATATTCAAGACCGAGGTTCGACTTCTATACTGACCCCATGGCAGCCTACTCCGCAGACAAGAGGAAGAGCATGCACAGCCCTCGGGTCTCACAACCATATTCCACACCTCCAA GACCAGGGCACTCAGACTCTCCAGCTTATCATGCTCAGGGAAGCTACTTTCTAGATCAAAGACCACAACAAGCACATGGAGTACATCACACCTTTAGCCCACTGCAAAGTAGTTTGCCTGGCACACTACCAGAAAATCCTCCTAATGTTTGGGGTAGTCCTGGTGGCATACATACCAGCAACTTTCCACCTAATTACCCAAGATCCAGTAACTTTGCAAACCATAGATATGGACCAGGTAGCCCTGGTTTTGGTCACGTGCGAGGTAGTCCTGGTTTTGATCATGGGCGGGGTAGCCCTGGTTTTGATCATGGGCGGGGTAGTCCTGATTTTTATTATGGGCGAGGAAGCCCTGGTTTTGATCATGGGCGGGGTAGCTCTGGTTTTGATCATGGGCGAGGTAGAGGATATGTATTCAGTAATAGCCCCCGGCCATATTCAGGACGTGCATACAGCCCATACCAAGGTTCAGGTAGAGGCAGGGGTAGATGGCAAGGTAATAATGTTAGTTCTAGCTCTATGCAGAGTGGCAGGAGAGGATCAGGTAACCGGGAATGCTCCTCAGCAGAGGCGAGACCAGATCTATATTATAACAAGTCAATGATAGAAGATCCATGGGAACAATTGCAGCCCACCATTTGGAAGAAAGTAAATACTCCCTCAAAGGGCATAGATACCCCTGACTCACATAAATCATGGCTTCCAAATTCTGTCAGTATGAAAAAGGCCAGGTTTGCAGAAGTTCAAGTGAAGTTAAGCACTCAGCAAAGCCTTGCTGAATATCTTGCTGCCTCGTTTAATGAAGCAGCCAATGAGGGTGTAAATGACGAGTCTAGTGCATGA